From a region of the Acidimicrobiales bacterium genome:
- a CDS encoding GNAT family N-acetyltransferase, with translation MSGPRTAQADDCDLVASVLAEAFTPDPIMAWAFPDEASRPRVLRAMFALVAEHLYLPVGASVVDDRGAVALWQPPDAPGEDSEEFWADHGDAFARAVEGQVERSIALGRATAAHHPPERHWYLPAIGVRTEAHGQGLGGAVLAHSLAAVDAAGEAAYLEATTPLSAALYARHGFAVTAEFVVDDSPPMWAMVRPGR, from the coding sequence GTGAGCGGACCACGGACGGCCCAGGCCGACGACTGCGACCTCGTCGCATCGGTGCTGGCGGAGGCCTTCACCCCTGACCCGATCATGGCGTGGGCGTTCCCCGACGAGGCGTCCCGCCCCCGGGTCCTGCGGGCGATGTTCGCGTTGGTGGCCGAGCACCTCTACCTGCCGGTCGGGGCCAGCGTGGTCGACGACCGCGGGGCGGTCGCCCTGTGGCAACCACCGGACGCGCCCGGGGAGGACAGCGAGGAGTTCTGGGCCGACCACGGCGACGCCTTCGCCCGGGCCGTCGAGGGCCAGGTCGAGCGCTCCATCGCCCTCGGCCGGGCCACCGCCGCCCACCATCCGCCCGAACGGCACTGGTACCTGCCGGCCATCGGAGTGCGGACCGAGGCTCACGGTCAGGGCCTCGGGGGTGCGGTGCTCGCCCACTCGCTCGCCGCAGTGGATGCCGCCGGCGAGGCCGCCTACCTCGAGGCCACCACGCCGCTCAGCGCGGCGCTCTACGCACGGCACGGCTTCGCGGTCACCGCCGAGTTCGTCGTCGACGACAGCCCGCCGATGTGGGCGATGGTCCGCCCCGGTCGATGA
- a CDS encoding phosphotransferase family protein: MSDDSIDEPTDRVRRWLEDELGGTVVALRRQPRWRPVWFTDVERAGERLELVVRGDRTDMPLIFPLDHEMRLQQVLYDHGIPTPRVHGMIDEPLAYVMDRVGGQQDFTGTSDEDRRAAVDDYLQILARLHTLPLEPFVEAGIMRAASPEESGTFGLSRYEAVYRATKNGPDPFMEFCLGWLHRHPPRSQGREAAIVWDSGQFHQADGRIVAVLDLEIGHIGDPMMDLAAWRMRDTIVGYGPFPELYARYEELVGAPVDLEALMRHHFAFTLTNQLALGQAVRRPNAQTDLMTNMQWCLETNLFATEALAEILDVELPTVDQPDPVRSRAATSIDHMADVLRTLSPEDEWLRYRLRTLFRTARHALRADEVGAQLSEDDLDDLQPLLGFRPTDWFAGEADLEAFVVADAPSGAHDRELLALFHRRNLRAHSLLGPPGSAMATHLPIQTFR; this comes from the coding sequence ATGAGCGACGATTCGATCGACGAGCCCACCGATCGGGTGCGGCGGTGGTTGGAGGACGAACTGGGGGGCACCGTCGTGGCGCTGCGCCGCCAGCCCCGGTGGCGTCCCGTGTGGTTCACCGACGTCGAGCGCGCCGGCGAACGCCTGGAGCTGGTGGTGCGCGGCGACCGCACCGACATGCCGCTCATCTTCCCCCTCGACCACGAGATGCGCCTCCAGCAGGTGCTGTACGACCACGGGATCCCGACGCCGCGGGTGCACGGCATGATCGACGAGCCGCTGGCCTACGTGATGGACCGCGTCGGCGGGCAACAGGACTTCACGGGCACCTCCGACGAGGACCGCCGGGCTGCGGTCGACGACTACCTGCAGATCCTGGCCCGGCTGCACACGCTCCCCCTCGAGCCGTTCGTCGAGGCGGGCATCATGCGGGCGGCGTCACCGGAGGAGTCGGGCACCTTCGGGCTGTCCCGCTACGAGGCCGTGTACCGCGCCACCAAGAACGGCCCGGACCCCTTCATGGAGTTCTGCCTCGGGTGGCTGCACCGTCATCCGCCGCGATCACAGGGGCGGGAGGCGGCGATCGTCTGGGACTCCGGCCAGTTCCACCAGGCCGACGGGCGCATCGTGGCCGTCCTCGACCTCGAGATCGGTCACATCGGCGACCCGATGATGGATCTCGCCGCCTGGCGCATGCGCGACACCATCGTGGGCTACGGCCCGTTCCCCGAGCTGTACGCCCGCTACGAGGAGCTGGTCGGTGCGCCGGTCGATCTCGAGGCGCTGATGCGCCACCACTTCGCGTTCACCCTCACGAACCAGCTGGCGTTGGGCCAGGCGGTGCGCCGCCCGAACGCCCAGACGGACCTCATGACCAACATGCAATGGTGCCTCGAGACGAACCTGTTCGCCACCGAGGCGCTCGCCGAGATCCTCGACGTCGAGCTGCCCACCGTCGACCAGCCCGATCCGGTGCGGTCGCGGGCCGCGACGTCGATCGACCACATGGCCGACGTGCTGCGCACGCTCTCGCCCGAGGACGAGTGGCTTCGCTACCGCCTGCGCACCCTGTTCCGCACCGCCCGTCACGCCTTGCGGGCCGACGAGGTGGGCGCCCAGCTGAGCGAGGACGACCTCGACGACCTGCAGCCGCTCCTCGGGTTCCGCCCGACCGACTGGTTCGCCGGGGAGGCCGACCTCGAGGCGTTCGTGGTGGCCGACGCCCCGAGCGGCGCCCACGACCGCGAGCTCCTCGCGCTGTTCCACCGCCGCAACCTGCGGGCCCACAGCCTGCTCGGCCCGCCGGGCAGCGCCATGGCCACGCACCTCCCCATCCAGACGTTCCGCTGA
- a CDS encoding thioesterase family protein has protein sequence MSSDHLLDELAIVTTTDTGAHLSARIDDDWGILYVQGGVVMAVMMQAAETVLARDDLRLVTVATTFCRPVPCGPVDLDVTVLRNGRHGAQVHVVLHVTGDPDPSPNAVATVVCAAESPGWPEVAGATMPDAFLRPPDGSMPRIGTEEPGAPMAFFRKTDWRNAGETTDPMRHLSWFSFADPHLRPDGTWVPAMLAVPADALGMAAGPPVTEVMGRLTAPSLQISLQLFVPARGQWLGIDSRCHDNRGSLASGVALVWNSDGSLVASATQTAMFRRARI, from the coding sequence GTGAGCTCCGACCACCTGCTCGACGAGCTGGCCATCGTCACCACCACCGACACCGGCGCCCACCTCTCGGCGCGCATCGACGACGACTGGGGGATCCTCTACGTCCAGGGCGGCGTGGTGATGGCGGTCATGATGCAGGCCGCGGAGACGGTCCTGGCCCGAGACGACCTCCGACTGGTCACCGTCGCCACCACGTTCTGCCGCCCAGTTCCGTGCGGCCCGGTCGACCTCGACGTCACGGTGCTGCGCAATGGGCGCCACGGTGCTCAGGTGCACGTGGTGCTCCACGTCACCGGCGACCCCGACCCCTCCCCGAACGCCGTCGCCACGGTGGTGTGCGCGGCCGAGTCGCCCGGCTGGCCGGAGGTCGCGGGCGCGACCATGCCCGACGCGTTCTTGCGCCCGCCCGACGGGAGCATGCCGAGGATCGGCACCGAGGAGCCGGGGGCGCCGATGGCGTTCTTCCGCAAGACCGACTGGCGCAACGCCGGCGAGACGACGGACCCGATGCGCCACCTCTCCTGGTTCTCCTTCGCCGACCCGCACCTCCGGCCCGACGGCACCTGGGTACCGGCCATGCTGGCCGTGCCCGCCGACGCCCTCGGCATGGCGGCCGGACCGCCCGTCACCGAGGTGATGGGACGGCTCACGGCGCCGTCGCTGCAGATCTCCCTCCAGCTCTTCGTCCCGGCCCGGGGCCAGTGGCTGGGCATCGACTCGCGTTGCCACGACAACCGGGGATCGCTGGCCAGCGGCGTGGCCCTGGTCTGGAACAGCGACGGCAGCCTGGTGGCCTCGGCGACGCAGACCGCCATGTTCCGCCGTGCCCGCATCTGA
- a CDS encoding enoyl-CoA hydratase/isomerase family protein, translated as MSDALKVEQDGGVVTVTIDCPPLNLVGADFMIGLLQWLPEAEADESVRAVVFHSADPDFFLMHGDVNHLLGSVPEIGDDPIEPNIAQVAFDRLHRAPFFTIGVLDGAARGGGCEFLSALDLRIASFGSVVGQPETLLGILPGAGGTVRWTRRVGRARALELLLTGRDIPAEEALALGWVDALLPAAHLHDHAADLARRVARLPRRSIAAVKAVVDATLDGADDPFTVENDALTRLMVTGQHQEPMRRFLAAGGQTRAGETTDLVATLDAAVAALGDA; from the coding sequence GTGAGCGACGCGTTGAAGGTCGAACAGGACGGCGGCGTCGTCACCGTCACCATCGACTGCCCTCCGCTGAACCTGGTCGGCGCCGACTTCATGATCGGGCTGTTGCAGTGGCTCCCCGAGGCGGAAGCCGACGAGTCGGTCCGGGCCGTCGTCTTCCACAGCGCCGACCCCGACTTCTTCCTGATGCACGGTGATGTCAACCACCTGCTCGGGTCGGTGCCCGAGATCGGCGACGACCCGATCGAGCCCAACATCGCGCAGGTGGCCTTCGACCGGCTCCACCGCGCCCCGTTCTTCACCATCGGCGTGCTCGACGGCGCAGCGCGGGGCGGAGGGTGCGAGTTCCTCTCGGCGCTGGACCTGCGCATCGCGTCGTTCGGGTCGGTGGTCGGCCAGCCCGAGACCCTCCTCGGGATCCTGCCCGGTGCCGGCGGGACCGTGCGCTGGACCCGACGGGTCGGGCGGGCCCGGGCCCTCGAGCTGTTGCTCACCGGTCGCGACATCCCCGCCGAGGAGGCGTTGGCCCTCGGATGGGTCGACGCCCTCCTCCCGGCCGCCCACCTCCACGACCACGCCGCCGACCTCGCCCGGCGGGTCGCCCGGCTCCCGCGACGCTCGATCGCCGCGGTGAAGGCCGTCGTCGACGCCACCCTCGACGGTGCCGACGACCCCTTCACCGTCGAGAACGACGCCCTCACCCGGCTCATGGTCACCGGCCAGCACCAGGAGCCGATGCGGCGGTTCCTGGCCGCCGGCGGCCAGACCCGTGCCGGGGAGACCACCGATCTCGTCGCCACCCTCGACGCGGCGGTGGCGGCCCTCGGCGACGCCTGA